Proteins co-encoded in one Medicago truncatula cultivar Jemalong A17 chromosome 8, MtrunA17r5.0-ANR, whole genome shotgun sequence genomic window:
- the LOC11446195 gene encoding (+)-neomenthol dehydrogenase: MTEASKRYALVTGANKGIGYGICKKLASSGVMVVLTARNEKRGLDAVESLKELGLSDFVVFHQLDVTDPTSVSSLVEFIKIQFGKLDILVNNAGVAGGIVNGENVVKQVRGEISDWNLALRQTYELAEECVEINFFGAERVTEALIPLLQLSTSPRIVNVSSRRGKFKFMPNEWARGVFDDINNVTNEKLGEVLREFLKDYKEGALETKNWPTFVSGYTMAKAALNSYTRLLALKLPRFRINCLCPDFVKTDINEMKGFLSIDEGAECPVNLALLPDDGPSGLFFLHDEVISY, encoded by the exons GTATGCACTTGTAACAGGAGCTAATAAGGGAATTGGTTATGGGATATGCAAGAAATTGGCTTCAAGTGGTGTTATGGTAGTGCTTACTGCTAGAAATGAGAAAAGAGGTTTAGATGCTGTAGAAAGTTTGAAAGAGTTAGGTCTTTCTGACTTTGTGGTTTTTCATCAACTTGATGTCACTGACCCTACAAGTGTTTCTTCTTTAGTTGAgttcatcaaaatccaatttggGAAGCTTGATATCTTG GTGAACAATGCTGGTGTTGCTGGAGGAATAGTGAATGGAGAGAATGTTGTTAAACAG GTAAGGGGTGAAATATCTGATTGGAATTTAGCACTGCGTCAAACTTATGAATTAGCCGAAGAATGTGTTGAAATAAACTTCTTTGGTGCTGAAAGAGTAACTGAAGCTCTTATTCCCCTGCTCCAGTTATCTACTTCACCTAGAATTGTCAATGTCTCCTCTAGACGTGGAAAATTCAAG TTTATGCCAAATGAGTGGGCAAGAGGAGTATTTGATGACATCAATAACGTTACAAATGAAAAACTTGGTGAAGTGCTTAGAGAGTTTCTGAAAGATTACAAAGAAGGAGcattggaaacaaaaaattggcCAACGTTTGTTTCTGGTTACACAATGGCAAAAGCAGCTTTAAATTCTTACACAAGGTTGCTAGCTTTGAAGCTCCCTCGTTTCCGCATAAATTGTTTATGCCCTGACTTTGTTAAGACTGATATTAATGAGATGAAAGGGTTTTTAAGCATTGATGAAGGCGCTGAATGTCCTGTTAACCTAGCATTGTTGCCAGATGATGGCCCTTCTggtctattttttttacatgatgaAGTTATTTCATATTAA